A portion of the Stella humosa genome contains these proteins:
- a CDS encoding AAA family ATPase: protein MATLFMVCGKIATGKSTLAAQLADRSGTILVSQDRLMSRLYPDEIRSIEDYARVSPRLRDAMGDHLASILRAGVSVVLDWPANTVLVRHWMRSVFEAGAADHELHVVHVDMAERRRRLMVRNAAGGHEYQVDDETLALFDRHFEEPGPAEGFHLVLHD, encoded by the coding sequence ATGGCCACGCTGTTCATGGTCTGCGGCAAGATAGCTACGGGGAAGTCCACTCTGGCTGCGCAGTTGGCCGATCGGAGCGGGACGATCCTGGTCTCCCAGGACCGGCTGATGTCCAGGCTGTACCCTGACGAGATCCGCTCGATTGAGGACTATGCGCGGGTCTCACCCCGTCTGCGGGATGCGATGGGTGATCACCTGGCGTCGATCCTGCGTGCCGGTGTGTCCGTCGTGCTGGATTGGCCGGCAAACACCGTGCTGGTGCGGCACTGGATGCGTTCGGTGTTCGAAGCGGGCGCTGCCGATCACGAACTGCATGTCGTGCATGTCGACATGGCGGAGCGGCGGCGGCGCCTGATGGTGCGCAACGCTGCCGGGGGCCACGAGTACCAGGTGGACGACGAGACGCTGGCGCTGTTCGACCGGCATTTCGAGGAACCGGGGCCGGCAGAAGGCTTCCACCTCGTACTTCACGACTGA
- a CDS encoding type III PLP-dependent enzyme, producing the protein MSELRHRSAVSPLRRAVTGRFADRRGVRANQRLPLIDEIVRAHRPEDPMHCLRPAVLAAAARSFVAAFPGEVLYAVKCNPEPAVLRALHAGGVRHFDCASPAEIRLVRQLFPDAEIHYMHPVKGRAAIREAWVAQGVRDFSFDSMAELEKILAETEGQPGLGLFVRLVPPKAETMYDLSGKFGAVPAVAVELLRRAAAVAERVGICFHVGSQCMEPAAYARAIALAAEVARESGVRIDVLDVGGGFPVSYPDVTPPPLADFMEQIADAFAATGLADHGCRLWAEPGRALVAPGVSLVVQVQHRRGDELFVNDGVYGSLSDAGVPAFRFPARLIRLDRAAAQEQTGFAFFGPTCDSADRMAGPFHLPADAGEGDWIELGQLGAYGGSLRTAFNGFDQARLVEVRDRPLLETPGYDLIAIAA; encoded by the coding sequence ATGTCCGAGCTGCGTCACCGCTCCGCGGTATCGCCGTTGCGCCGCGCCGTCACCGGCCGTTTTGCCGACCGTCGCGGCGTCCGTGCCAATCAGCGCCTGCCGCTGATCGACGAGATCGTGCGCGCCCACCGTCCGGAAGACCCGATGCACTGCCTGCGCCCGGCCGTCCTGGCCGCGGCCGCGCGGTCGTTCGTGGCGGCCTTCCCGGGCGAAGTGCTCTATGCCGTGAAGTGCAATCCGGAGCCGGCCGTGCTGCGCGCGCTGCATGCGGGCGGGGTGCGCCATTTCGACTGCGCTTCGCCGGCCGAGATCCGTCTCGTGCGCCAGCTCTTCCCCGATGCCGAGATCCACTACATGCATCCGGTGAAGGGGCGGGCGGCGATCCGCGAGGCGTGGGTCGCGCAGGGCGTGCGCGACTTCTCGTTCGATTCCATGGCCGAGCTGGAGAAGATCCTGGCCGAGACCGAGGGCCAGCCGGGCCTGGGCCTGTTCGTGCGCCTGGTGCCGCCCAAGGCGGAGACCATGTACGACCTGTCCGGCAAGTTCGGTGCCGTGCCCGCGGTCGCGGTCGAGCTGCTTCGCCGGGCGGCCGCGGTCGCCGAGCGGGTCGGCATCTGCTTCCATGTCGGCTCGCAGTGCATGGAGCCGGCGGCCTATGCCCGCGCGATCGCGCTGGCGGCAGAGGTGGCGCGGGAGTCGGGCGTGCGGATCGACGTGCTGGATGTCGGCGGCGGGTTTCCCGTCAGCTATCCCGACGTCACGCCGCCGCCGCTGGCCGACTTCATGGAGCAGATCGCCGACGCCTTCGCGGCGACCGGGCTTGCCGACCATGGCTGCCGCCTGTGGGCCGAGCCGGGCCGTGCCCTGGTCGCCCCTGGCGTCTCGCTGGTGGTCCAGGTGCAGCACCGGCGCGGCGACGAGCTGTTCGTGAACGACGGCGTCTACGGCAGCCTGTCGGACGCGGGCGTGCCCGCCTTCCGCTTCCCGGCGCGGCTGATCCGGCTCGACCGGGCGGCGGCGCAGGAGCAGACGGGCTTTGCCTTCTTCGGCCCGACCTGCGACAGCGCCGACCGCATGGCCGGTCCCTTCCACCTGCCGGCCGATGCGGGCGAGGGGGACTGGATCGAGCTGGGGCAACTCGGCGCCTATGGCGGGTCGCTGCGCACGGCCTTCAACGGCTTCGACCAGGCCCGCCTGGTCGAGGTGCGCGACCGGCCGCTGCTGGAGACGCCCGGCTACGACCTTATCGCGATCGCCGCCTGA
- a CDS encoding FMN-binding negative transcriptional regulator, which yields MLYNPPHFRENDRAVLVAHIARAAFATLVTQGADGPIVSHLPMLMRPDPAPGGALIGHVARANPQWRASDLERPALAIFMGPHAYVSPSWYPGKPEHGRVVPTWNYGVVHVTGRLVVLDDPDAVLDIVERLTNVHEAGFEHPWKVSDAPADFVRAQLKGIVGLRLEITAIEGKMKLSQNRAAADRAGVVAGLESCDEPASAALAGAMRETGSGG from the coding sequence ATGCTCTACAACCCGCCGCATTTCCGCGAAAACGACCGCGCCGTCCTGGTGGCGCATATCGCCCGGGCCGCCTTCGCGACGCTGGTGACGCAAGGGGCGGACGGGCCGATCGTCAGCCACCTGCCGATGCTGATGCGCCCCGATCCGGCGCCGGGCGGGGCGCTCATCGGCCATGTCGCCAGGGCCAACCCGCAATGGCGGGCAAGCGACCTGGAGCGGCCGGCGCTGGCCATCTTCATGGGGCCGCACGCCTATGTCTCGCCGTCCTGGTATCCGGGCAAGCCCGAGCACGGTCGGGTGGTGCCGACCTGGAACTATGGCGTCGTCCATGTCACCGGCCGGCTGGTGGTCCTGGACGATCCCGATGCCGTGCTCGACATCGTCGAGCGGCTGACCAACGTACATGAGGCCGGCTTCGAGCATCCGTGGAAGGTGTCGGACGCACCGGCCGACTTCGTGCGCGCGCAACTGAAAGGGATCGTCGGCCTGCGGCTGGAGATCACCGCGATCGAGGGCAAGATGAAGCTGAGCCAGAACCGCGCCGCGGCCGATCGCGCCGGGGTGGTGGCCGGCCTGGAATCCTGCGACGAGCCGGCGAGTGCGGCCCTGGCCGGCGCGATGCGCGAAACCGGGTCCGGCGGGTGA
- the speB gene encoding agmatinase, with the protein MNPTFATPPTFLGTLRTDSQARFVTAGIPYDIGTTNRAGTRFGPAAIRTASRMLVDGVNPWQWTAPAELDLADIGDFEIMLGDIRESLRLIEMRAAALSGHLVALGGDHTVTLPLLRGLAPRTGPLGLVHFDAHVDTWPDSFGQPMGHGSVFYHAINEGLVDPRRMIQIGIRSPVGRDVWDWTVGQGVTILPAEECHRLGVDGVVEQIRRVTGDGATYLTFDIDAIDPSQAPGTGTPEIGGLWTWQAQAIIRRLGGIDWRGMDVVEVSPPYDSAEITALAAATFAFEYLSLFRAD; encoded by the coding sequence GTGAACCCGACCTTCGCCACGCCGCCGACCTTTCTCGGCACGCTGCGCACCGACAGCCAGGCGCGCTTCGTCACGGCCGGCATCCCCTACGACATCGGCACCACCAACCGGGCCGGCACCCGCTTCGGCCCGGCGGCTATCCGCACGGCCAGCCGCATGCTGGTCGACGGCGTGAACCCGTGGCAATGGACGGCGCCGGCCGAACTCGACCTGGCCGACATCGGCGATTTCGAGATCATGCTGGGCGACATCCGCGAAAGCCTGCGCCTGATCGAGATGCGGGCGGCCGCCCTTTCCGGGCATCTGGTGGCGCTGGGCGGCGACCATACCGTCACGCTGCCGCTGCTGCGCGGGTTGGCGCCGCGCACCGGGCCGCTCGGGCTCGTCCATTTCGATGCCCATGTCGACACCTGGCCCGACAGCTTCGGCCAGCCGATGGGCCATGGCTCGGTCTTCTACCACGCCATCAACGAGGGGCTGGTCGACCCCCGGCGGATGATCCAAATCGGCATCCGCTCGCCGGTCGGCCGCGACGTCTGGGACTGGACGGTGGGGCAGGGGGTGACGATCCTGCCGGCCGAGGAATGCCACCGCCTGGGCGTCGACGGCGTGGTCGAGCAGATCCGCCGGGTCACTGGCGACGGCGCCACCTACCTGACCTTCGACATCGACGCCATCGACCCGTCCCAGGCACCCGGCACCGGCACGCCCGAGATCGGCGGCCTGTGGACCTGGCAGGCCCAGGCCATCATCCGCCGCCTGGGCGGCATCGACTGGCGCGGCATGGACGTGGTCGAGGTCAGCCCGCCCTATGACAGCGCCGAGATCACGGCGCTCGCGGCCGCGACCTTTGCCTTCGAGTATCTCAGTCTCTTCCGGGCCGACTGA
- a CDS encoding ABC transporter ATP-binding protein: protein MTGAPIIQLEGVSKRFSKPLDVAAKVANMLGAGMKEVVVRAVDSVDLVVHEGEVVGLVGESGCGKSTLGRIVAGIHKPSDGRVRYRGQDVTAMSSVEAKRAALAVQMIFQDPFASLNPRLRVAEIIGEAPQVHGIVRAAEADRYVDDLMRRVGLDPSYRRRYPHQFSGGQRQRIGIARALAVKPEFIVCDEAVAALDVSIQAQVLNLFMELRREFGLTYLFISHDLGVVEHLSDRVVIMYLGRVVESAATEDLFDRANHPYTRALLEEVPRIDSRRKQFEPVKGEIPSPLDPPPGCHFHPRCRYAMARCRAEIPALREIAPGHMSACHLNDQG from the coding sequence ATGACCGGCGCCCCGATCATCCAACTCGAGGGCGTGTCCAAGCGCTTCTCCAAGCCGCTCGACGTCGCCGCCAAGGTCGCCAACATGCTGGGCGCCGGCATGAAGGAGGTGGTGGTCCGCGCCGTCGACAGCGTGGACCTGGTGGTGCATGAGGGCGAGGTGGTGGGTCTGGTCGGCGAATCCGGCTGCGGCAAGTCCACGCTGGGCCGCATCGTCGCCGGGATCCACAAGCCGAGCGACGGCCGTGTCCGCTATCGCGGCCAGGACGTCACCGCCATGTCCTCGGTCGAGGCCAAGCGCGCGGCGCTCGCGGTGCAGATGATCTTCCAGGATCCCTTCGCCTCGCTGAACCCGCGCCTGCGCGTGGCCGAGATCATCGGCGAGGCGCCGCAGGTCCATGGCATCGTCCGCGCGGCCGAGGCCGACCGCTATGTCGACGACCTGATGCGCCGGGTCGGCCTCGACCCGTCCTATCGCCGTCGTTACCCGCACCAGTTCTCGGGCGGGCAGCGCCAGCGCATCGGCATCGCCCGAGCGCTGGCCGTGAAGCCGGAATTCATCGTCTGCGACGAGGCGGTGGCGGCGCTCGACGTCTCGATCCAGGCGCAGGTACTGAACCTGTTCATGGAGCTGCGGCGCGAATTCGGACTGACCTACCTCTTCATCAGCCATGACCTGGGCGTGGTCGAGCATCTCTCCGACCGCGTCGTCATCATGTATCTGGGCCGCGTCGTCGAGAGCGCGGCCACCGAGGACCTGTTCGACCGCGCCAACCACCCCTACACGCGCGCCTTGCTGGAAGAGGTCCCGCGGATCGATTCCCGCCGCAAGCAGTTCGAACCGGTGAAGGGCGAAATCCCATCGCCGCTCGACCCGCCGCCCGGCTGCCATTTCCACCCGCGCTGCCGCTACGCCATGGCGCGCTGCCGGGCAGAGATACCGGCACTGCGCGAGATCGCGCCGGGACATATGTCCGCCTGCCACCTGAACGATCAGGGTTGA
- a CDS encoding ABC transporter permease — protein sequence MTVFLIRRLMQAVVVLFVMSLIVFVGVYAIGNPIDILISPEADQMERERAIRALGLDLPLWEQYLVFLQKAVAGDLGRSFAFATPALQLIMERMPATLELAVAAMGISIVVGIPLGMWAGWRPESFAGRTIMAGSILGFSLPTFWVGLMLIMVFAVHLGWLPSTGRGETVEIFGLRLSIFTLNGWQHLLLPAFNLALFKMALVIRLTRAGMRENLLMDYVKFARAKGLSTRRVVFVHVLKNIMIPVVTILGLELGSVIAFAVVTETIFSWPGMGKLIIDSINQLDRPVIVAYLLITVSMFIFINLVVDILYSVLDPRVRLKEMKS from the coding sequence ATGACCGTATTCCTGATCCGCCGCCTGATGCAGGCGGTCGTCGTGCTGTTCGTGATGTCGCTGATCGTTTTCGTCGGCGTCTATGCGATCGGCAATCCGATCGACATCCTGATCAGCCCGGAGGCCGACCAGATGGAGCGCGAGCGCGCGATCCGCGCGCTCGGCCTCGACCTGCCCCTGTGGGAGCAGTATCTCGTCTTCCTGCAGAAGGCGGTGGCGGGCGACCTCGGCCGGTCGTTCGCCTTCGCCACGCCGGCCCTTCAACTCATCATGGAGCGGATGCCGGCGACCCTGGAACTGGCGGTCGCCGCCATGGGCATCTCCATTGTCGTCGGCATCCCGCTCGGCATGTGGGCCGGCTGGCGGCCGGAATCCTTCGCCGGCCGCACGATCATGGCCGGCTCCATCCTGGGCTTCAGCCTGCCGACCTTCTGGGTCGGGCTGATGCTCATCATGGTGTTTGCCGTCCATCTTGGCTGGCTGCCTTCTACCGGCCGCGGCGAGACGGTGGAAATCTTCGGCCTGCGCCTCAGCATCTTCACGCTCAATGGCTGGCAGCACCTGCTGCTGCCGGCCTTCAACCTGGCGCTCTTCAAGATGGCGCTGGTGATACGCCTGACGCGGGCCGGCATGCGCGAAAACCTCTTGATGGACTACGTCAAGTTCGCGCGGGCCAAGGGGCTGTCGACCCGGCGGGTGGTGTTCGTCCATGTGCTGAAGAACATCATGATCCCGGTCGTCACCATCCTCGGCCTCGAGCTGGGCTCGGTCATCGCCTTCGCGGTGGTGACGGAGACGATCTTCTCCTGGCCCGGCATGGGCAAGCTGATCATCGATTCGATCAACCAGCTCGACCGGCCGGTGATCGTCGCCTACCTGCTGATCACCGTCTCCATGTTCATCTTCATCAACCTCGTGGTCGATATCCTCTATTCGGTGCTCGACCCGCGGGTCCGGCTCAAGGAGATGAAGTCGTGA
- a CDS encoding NAD kinase, with product MVDPRLAFVAAETAPAREALAELERLYPHVPVDDCDVIVALGGDGLLLETLHRCLARRVPIFGMNRGTVGFLLNPFSPLGLVERIAAADPVTLHPLRMVAETIHGKREEGQAINEVSLLRETRQSAKIRIRIDGIVRLEELVCDGVLVSTPAGSTAYNLSAHGPIIPLGSEVLALTPISAFRPRRWRGALLPHGAKVHFEILEPDKRPVSAVADFTEVRDVIAVEVHEDRTTAMTLLFDREMNLAERIVKEQFQP from the coding sequence CGCCGCCGAAACCGCCCCCGCCCGCGAGGCCCTGGCGGAGCTGGAGCGACTCTATCCCCATGTCCCCGTCGACGACTGCGACGTCATCGTGGCGTTGGGCGGCGACGGCCTTCTCCTGGAGACGCTGCACCGCTGCCTGGCGCGGCGCGTGCCGATCTTCGGCATGAACCGCGGCACGGTCGGATTCCTCCTCAACCCGTTCTCCCCCCTGGGCCTGGTGGAGCGGATCGCGGCCGCCGACCCCGTCACGCTCCACCCCTTGCGCATGGTGGCCGAGACCATCCATGGGAAGCGCGAAGAGGGCCAGGCGATCAACGAGGTGTCGCTGCTGCGCGAGACCCGCCAGTCGGCCAAGATCCGCATTCGCATCGACGGGATCGTGCGGCTGGAGGAGCTGGTGTGCGACGGCGTGCTGGTATCGACGCCGGCCGGCAGCACCGCCTACAACCTGTCGGCCCACGGCCCGATCATCCCGCTCGGCTCCGAGGTGCTGGCGCTGACGCCGATCAGCGCCTTCCGCCCGCGGCGCTGGCGCGGCGCCCTGCTGCCGCACGGCGCCAAGGTGCATTTCGAGATCCTGGAGCCGGACAAGCGCCCGGTCAGCGCCGTCGCCGACTTCACCGAGGTCCGCGACGTCATCGCCGTCGAGGTCCATGAGGACCGGACGACGGCCATGACCCTGCTGTTCGACCGCGAGATGAACCTGGCGGAGCGGATCGTGAAGGAACAGTTCCAGCCGTGA
- a CDS encoding N-formylglutamate amidohydrolase, translating into MSEPVFVRQPEGDPAPLVLDSPHSGDVYPADFGAACDPALLRQAEDAWVDELWGGAIALGATMVAAGFPRAYIDPNRALEDMDPALLDEPWPGPIAPGDKSGRGVGLIWRLIKGEVPIYGRRLSVAEVQQRIDRYWVPYHAALDRAVDDAFARFGQVWHIDCHSMQATGNKRSVDGDGTPRADFVLGDRDGTTCAADFTRFVAERVAAMGYSVKVNDPYKGVEIVRRHGRPAEGRHSLQIELNRALYMDEEAHAKIPRFQQLQADLTTLTRDLVAFIARRP; encoded by the coding sequence ATGTCCGAGCCCGTCTTCGTCCGTCAGCCCGAGGGCGATCCGGCGCCGCTGGTGCTGGATTCGCCCCATAGCGGCGACGTCTACCCGGCCGATTTCGGCGCGGCCTGCGACCCGGCGCTGCTGCGCCAGGCCGAGGACGCCTGGGTCGACGAACTGTGGGGCGGCGCCATCGCGCTCGGCGCGACCATGGTCGCGGCCGGCTTCCCGCGTGCCTATATCGACCCCAATCGTGCGCTGGAGGACATGGACCCGGCCCTGCTGGACGAGCCATGGCCGGGCCCGATCGCGCCCGGTGACAAGTCCGGCCGCGGCGTCGGCCTGATCTGGCGGCTGATCAAGGGCGAGGTGCCGATCTATGGTCGCCGGCTGTCCGTGGCCGAGGTGCAGCAGCGCATCGACCGCTATTGGGTGCCCTATCACGCCGCACTCGACCGGGCGGTGGACGATGCCTTCGCGCGCTTCGGGCAGGTCTGGCATATCGACTGCCATTCGATGCAGGCGACCGGCAACAAGCGCTCGGTCGACGGCGACGGCACGCCGCGCGCCGATTTCGTGCTGGGCGACCGCGACGGCACCACCTGTGCGGCCGATTTCACGCGCTTCGTGGCCGAGCGGGTCGCCGCCATGGGCTATTCGGTGAAGGTGAACGACCCCTACAAGGGCGTGGAGATCGTGCGCCGCCATGGGCGCCCGGCCGAGGGCCGGCACAGCCTGCAGATCGAACTGAACCGCGCCCTCTACATGGATGAGGAGGCGCACGCCAAGATCCCGCGCTTCCAGCAGTTGCAGGCCGACTTGACGACGCTGACCCGCGATCTCGTTGCCTTCATCGCGCGGCGACCGTGA
- a CDS encoding ABC transporter ATP-binding protein has translation MANSSGATLAVEDLRTHFHTRAGVLKAVDGVSFSVGKGRILGLVGESGSGKSVTGFSIIGLVDPPGRIAGGRILFNGEDLAQASEARLRNLRGNRIAMIFQDPMMTLNPVLRIDTQMIEALQAHQKMDRTTALARARDALGQVGIPSPDERLKSYPHQFSGGMRQRVAIAIALLNRPDVIIADEPTTALDVTIQAQILFEAQKLCREVGTALIWITHDLSVVAGLADEICVMYAGRVVEQGLVGDVLDAPLHPYTHGLIGSVPSRNRRGQPLTQIPGMAPSPLSLPSGCSFRTRCPRADAACEVPPPMTEFRPGRHARCVHPHLEAVAA, from the coding sequence ATGGCAAACTCCAGCGGCGCCACCCTCGCGGTCGAGGACCTGCGCACCCATTTCCACACCCGCGCCGGCGTGCTGAAGGCGGTCGACGGGGTGTCCTTCTCGGTCGGCAAGGGCCGCATCCTGGGCCTGGTCGGGGAGTCCGGGTCGGGCAAGTCGGTCACCGGCTTCTCGATCATCGGCCTGGTGGACCCGCCGGGCCGCATCGCCGGCGGCCGCATCCTCTTCAACGGCGAGGACCTGGCCCAGGCCTCCGAGGCACGCCTGCGCAACCTGCGCGGCAACCGCATCGCGATGATCTTCCAGGACCCGATGATGACGCTGAACCCGGTCCTGCGCATCGACACGCAGATGATCGAGGCGTTGCAGGCGCACCAGAAGATGGACCGCACGACCGCGCTGGCGCGGGCCCGCGACGCGCTTGGCCAAGTCGGCATCCCGTCGCCGGACGAGCGGCTGAAGTCCTATCCGCACCAGTTCTCGGGCGGCATGCGCCAGCGCGTCGCCATTGCGATCGCGCTCCTCAACCGGCCGGATGTCATCATCGCCGACGAGCCGACGACCGCGCTCGACGTCACCATCCAGGCGCAGATCCTGTTCGAGGCGCAGAAGCTGTGCCGCGAGGTGGGGACGGCGCTCATCTGGATCACCCACGACCTGTCGGTGGTGGCGGGCCTCGCCGACGAGATCTGCGTCATGTATGCCGGCCGCGTGGTCGAGCAGGGGCTGGTGGGCGACGTGCTGGATGCGCCGCTGCATCCCTATACCCACGGGCTGATCGGGTCGGTGCCGAGCCGCAATCGCCGCGGCCAGCCGCTGACGCAGATCCCCGGCATGGCGCCGTCGCCCCTGTCGCTGCCGAGCGGCTGCAGCTTCCGCACCCGCTGTCCGCGGGCGGACGCCGCCTGCGAGGTGCCGCCGCCGATGACCGAGTTCCGCCCCGGCCGCCACGCCCGTTGCGTTCACCCCCATTTGGAGGCGGTTGCGGCATGA
- a CDS encoding ABC transporter permease, producing MTVTTPDRIAAATAVDPVPVVISPLRQFWIEFRENKVAVAGLVGCIIIVLLALLAPLISPQNPYDLTQLDIMDGRLEPGEAGADGTVFWLGTDDQGRDMLSGILYGIRISLAVGLASGVLAMLFGASMGLLAAYFGGRVDTLIMRVVDLQLSFPAILLALILVAVLGQGIDKIIIALVAVQWAYYARTIRGTALVERRKEYIEAAQCLALGDARVVFRHLLPNCLPPLIVVGTVQVAHAIALEATLSFLGIGLPITEPSLGLLIANGFEYMLSGKYWISFFPGVALLLTIVSINLVGDQLRDVLNPRLRK from the coding sequence GTGACCGTCACCACGCCCGACCGCATCGCGGCCGCGACGGCCGTCGACCCTGTCCCGGTGGTCATCTCGCCGCTGCGGCAATTCTGGATCGAGTTCCGCGAGAACAAGGTGGCCGTGGCCGGGCTCGTCGGCTGCATCATCATCGTGCTGCTGGCCCTGCTGGCGCCGCTGATCTCGCCGCAGAACCCCTACGACCTGACGCAGCTCGACATCATGGACGGCCGGCTGGAGCCGGGCGAGGCCGGCGCCGACGGCACCGTCTTCTGGCTCGGCACCGACGACCAGGGCCGCGACATGCTGAGCGGCATCCTCTACGGCATCCGCATCAGCCTGGCCGTGGGCCTGGCATCGGGCGTGCTGGCGATGCTGTTCGGCGCATCCATGGGGCTGCTGGCCGCCTATTTCGGCGGCCGGGTCGATACGCTGATCATGCGCGTCGTCGACCTCCAGCTCTCGTTCCCCGCGATCCTGCTGGCGCTCATCCTGGTGGCGGTGCTGGGGCAGGGGATCGACAAGATCATCATCGCCCTGGTGGCGGTGCAGTGGGCCTACTACGCCCGCACCATCCGCGGCACGGCGCTGGTGGAACGGCGCAAGGAGTATATCGAAGCCGCCCAGTGCCTGGCCCTGGGCGACGCGCGGGTGGTGTTCCGCCACCTGCTGCCCAACTGCCTGCCGCCCTTGATCGTCGTCGGCACCGTCCAGGTGGCGCATGCCATCGCGCTGGAGGCGACCTTGTCGTTCCTGGGCATCGGCCTGCCGATCACCGAGCCGTCGCTTGGCCTGCTGATCGCCAACGGCTTCGAGTACATGCTGAGCGGCAAGTACTGGATCAGCTTCTTCCCCGGCGTGGCGCTGCTGCTGACGATCGTCAGCATCAACCTGGTGGGCGACCAGCTTCGCGACGTGCTCAACCCGCGCCTGCGGAAGTGA
- a CDS encoding homospermidine synthase produces the protein MKHVRFPGKIVMVGMGSIGQGVLPLIFRHIAVDPQQITIVTADDRGRAVAGEYGVQFIEQPLTRDNYAGILTPMLAAGDFLVNLSVEVSSVALMELCQAQGALYLDTCIEPWPGGYTDPSLTYSQRSNYGLRETALALKAKSAGGPTAVITHGANPGIVSHFVKRALLDIARDTGKPVAAPKDRAGWSGLAEMLGVKTIHIAERDTQVSLTPKRPGEFVNTWSIDGFVSEGCQPAELGWGTHERHFPADGARHETGSNAAIYLMRPGASTRVRTWTPLAGPIHGFLITHNESISIADYYTVAGADGSPRYRPTVHYAYHPCDDAVLSVHELAGRNWQQQTRQRLMVDEVVSGIDELGVLLMGHAKGAYWFGSRLTIDETRHLVPHNNATSLQVTVGVLAGMIWAMENPKAGIVEPDELDHERMFAIMTPYLGNVVGQYGGWTPLEDRSVLFPEDIDRDCPWQFKNFRVV, from the coding sequence ATGAAGCACGTCCGTTTTCCGGGAAAGATCGTCATGGTCGGCATGGGCAGCATCGGCCAGGGGGTGCTGCCCCTCATCTTCCGGCACATCGCGGTCGATCCGCAGCAGATCACCATCGTGACCGCGGACGATCGCGGCCGCGCGGTGGCCGGCGAGTACGGCGTGCAGTTCATCGAGCAGCCGCTGACGCGGGACAACTATGCCGGCATTCTTACGCCGATGCTGGCGGCTGGCGACTTCCTGGTGAACCTGTCGGTCGAGGTGTCCAGCGTCGCCCTGATGGAGCTGTGCCAGGCCCAGGGCGCGCTTTATCTCGACACCTGCATCGAGCCCTGGCCCGGCGGCTACACCGACCCCAGCCTGACCTACTCCCAGCGCTCCAACTACGGCCTGCGCGAGACGGCGCTGGCCCTCAAGGCCAAGAGCGCCGGCGGTCCGACCGCGGTCATCACCCATGGCGCCAACCCCGGCATCGTCTCGCACTTCGTGAAGCGGGCACTGCTCGACATCGCCCGCGACACCGGCAAGCCGGTCGCCGCGCCGAAGGACCGCGCCGGCTGGTCCGGCCTGGCCGAGATGCTGGGCGTCAAGACGATCCACATCGCCGAGCGCGACACCCAGGTCTCGCTGACGCCCAAGCGGCCCGGCGAGTTCGTCAACACCTGGTCGATCGACGGGTTCGTCAGCGAGGGCTGCCAGCCGGCCGAACTGGGCTGGGGCACGCATGAGCGGCACTTCCCGGCCGACGGCGCCCGGCACGAAACCGGCAGCAACGCCGCCATCTACCTGATGCGGCCCGGCGCCTCCACGCGGGTCCGCACCTGGACGCCGCTGGCCGGTCCGATCCATGGCTTCCTGATCACGCACAACGAGTCGATCTCGATCGCCGACTACTACACGGTGGCGGGCGCCGATGGTTCGCCCCGCTATCGCCCGACCGTCCATTATGCCTACCACCCGTGCGACGATGCGGTGCTGTCGGTCCATGAGCTGGCCGGTCGCAACTGGCAGCAGCAGACGCGCCAGCGCCTGATGGTGGACGAGGTCGTGAGCGGCATCGACGAGCTGGGCGTGCTCCTGATGGGCCACGCCAAGGGCGCCTACTGGTTCGGCTCGCGCCTGACCATCGACGAGACCCGGCATCTCGTGCCGCACAACAACGCCACCAGCCTGCAGGTGACGGTCGGCGTGCTGGCCGGGATGATCTGGGCGATGGAGAACCCCAAGGCCGGCATCGTCGAACCCGACGAACTGGACCACGAGCGGATGTTCGCGATCATGACGCCCTACTTGGGCAACGTCGTCGGCCAGTACGGCGGCTGGACCCCGCTGGAGGACCGCAGCGTCCTCTTCCCCGAGGACATCGACCGCGACTGCCCCTGGCAGTTCAAGAACTTCCGCGTGGTATGA